From Mytilus edulis chromosome 8, xbMytEdul2.2, whole genome shotgun sequence, one genomic window encodes:
- the LOC139485248 gene encoding uncharacterized protein, translating to MEKVTNTHCYVHINSLLEYFCVDHDQLCCQYCRKKHLSCQNIMSLASASEGIQFSHTVSDYIKQLKALDGTCQDIIDNRDHCAAGLQIDVRRLKETLSKNCAIDEIENSLNEKLEDNLKTLLNEKQYAYHLKREIESAYERIVFSTTHGTNEQVFILIHTFDWELKQLESNIKNAIEGLKNITISVEDCEGKKDTSKIITVQTNPSEITYRSAILSQAQTPSQSAATLQVFQYHSKINATGKAITGMTVTDQNVLLLCDYKYCGSETVSAYTDTGIFLKAIKMPGPIWDVAMIPGSCKSVVTFNSKILGFINTNKLIPMKSKTVLGSKHLAGVAASENEIMVGDMGIIHFLNIHGQHLRYLKIWGWAQYLSFGSNNRLIYTDHDSINCIDLSGSDIFKIQIQGENMHRKIVQDRRNNIYVTGRGTNSIQRLYADGTLDRLVVDGYNGVIDPLAICFNKDYDKLYVSNNGEKSILVFRCS from the coding sequence ATGGAAAAAGTGACCAATACTCACTGTTATGTACATATAAATAGCTTGTTAGAGTACTTCTGTGTTGACCACGATCAGTTGTGTTGTCaatattgtcgaaaaaaacaTTTGTCATGTCAAAACATCATGTCACTTGCTTCGGCGTCAGAAGGGATACAATTTTCACACACAGTTTCCGACTACATTAAACAACTAAAGGCACTTGACGGTACTTGTCAGGATATTATCGATAACAGAGACCACTGTGCTGCTGGCTTACAAATAGATGTTAGAAGATTAAAAGAGACTTTGTCTAAAAACTGTGCTATTGATGAAATAGAAAACAGCTTAAATGAAAAATTAGAAGATAATTTGAAAACGCTtttgaatgaaaaacaatatgCTTATCATTTGAAAAGGGAGATAGAATCAGCCTATGAAAGAATAGTATTTTCAACTACACATGGAACGAACGAGCAAGTTTTCATATTGATTCATACCTTTGATTGGGAGTTGAAGCAGCTGGAGAGTAACATTAAAAATGCAATTGAAGGACTAAAAAATATAACCATCTCAGTAGAAGATTGTGAAGGTAAAAAAGACACTTCAAAAATAATCACTGTTCAAACGAATCCCAGTGAAATCACATACAGGTCTGCCATATTAAGCCAAGCACAAACTCCCTCACAATCTGCAGCAACACTTCAAGTGTTTCAGTATCATTCTAAAATTAATGCTACGGGCAAAGCTATAACTGGTATGACTGTCACCGACCAAAATGTTTTACTGCTTTGTGATTATAAATACTGTGGTAGTGAAACGGTTTCGGCATACACGGACACAGGAATATTTTTGAAAGCAATCAAGATGCCGGGTCCAATATGGGATGTTGCCATGATCCCAGGTTCTTGTAAATCCGTTGTTACGTTTAATAGCAAAATTTTGGGCTTCATCAATACAAATAAACTAATACCAATGAAGAGCAAAACTGTTTTAGGGTCAAAACATCTTGCTGGTGTAGCTGCTTCTGAAAATGAGATAATGGTCGGTGATATGGGAATAATTCACTTCTTAAACATACATGGACAACATCTTCGTTATTTGAAAATCTGGGGTTGGGCGCAGTATCTTAGTTTTGGAAGCAACAACCGTTTGATATATACAGATCATGATTCCATAAATTGTATAGACCTTAGTGGCAGtgacattttcaaaattcaaatacaaGGAGAAAATATGCATAGAAAAATTGTGCAGGATCGTAGAAATAACATCTACGTCACAGGGCGGGGCACTAACTCAATACAACGTCTTTATGCGGATGGAACATTAGACCGTCTTGTTGTTGATGGTTATAACGGAGTTATCGACCCTTTAGCTATATGCTTTAACAAAGACTATGACAAGTTATACGTATCAAATAATGGAGAAAAATCAATCCTAGTATTCAGGTGTAGTTAA